Proteins from one Triticum aestivum cultivar Chinese Spring chromosome 7A, IWGSC CS RefSeq v2.1, whole genome shotgun sequence genomic window:
- the LOC123153951 gene encoding uncharacterized protein, whose translation MAMQPPPTIPDELLEEIFIRLPTPDALARASAACTSFRRVIKGRAFRTLHGPPLLGFMDAGGFHPAQAPHPSAPLAPCGADFSFVPAVVSSSSYYVPPGAQEDDGEGPRWRPRDVRDGRVLLDWRSFYPRSVHMWSYRQDCARRQVSILMDSSELGDEERCDRPTWTKWERCNAADFHLAVYDPLSSRYVLLPTIPEDLAAQPQDRLHGFKPVLAPNTRDDGEEEPFKVICIARYMTKLVLFVLPATTMQWSMLKPPTSPSLERMSCFDCVRCCFYWTRPYGWSDHLMVLDTRTLRFSTVDLLTGYHLELSDLPDECFAHRHANAVVMGREGVLEMFSLVGQHGSFALYHTSLKNSSQQWKLEKIIQLPGQYHSICTMRAAEGFLFFRGAPEGIHVGNVDCYSMEVKTYEITKVFTKMENTFNPRHALPYFSFPPLLSEPTI comes from the coding sequence ATGGCCATGCAGCCGCCGCCGACCATTCCCGACGAGCTCCTGGAGGAGATCTTCATCCGCCTGCCCACCCCGGACGCGctcgcccgcgcctccgccgcctgcACCTCCTTCCGCCGGGTCATCAAAGGCCGCGCCTTCCGCACGCTGCATGGCCCTCCCCTCCTCGGCTTCATGGACGCGGGCGGATTCCACCCCGCCCAGGCGCCGCACCCCTCCGCCCCGCTCGCCCCCTGCGGAGCCGACTTCTCCTTCGTCCCGGCCGTCGTTTCTTCTTCGTCCTACTACGTCCCGCCGGGCGCCCAAGAAGACGACGGGGAAGGCCCACGCTGGCGCCCCCGCGACGTCCGCGACGGCCGCGTCCTCCTCGATTGGAGATCCTTCTACCCCCGTTCCGTCCACATGTGGAGCTACCGCCAAGACTGTGCCCGCCGTCAGGTAAGCATCCTCATGGACTCCAGTGAGCTCGGTGATGAAGAACGCTGTGACCGCCCGACGTGGACCAAATGGGAGCGGTGCAACGCTGCCGACTTCCACCTTGCCGTCTATGACCCGCTGTCCAGCAGATATGTCTTGCTTCCAACCATACCTGAGGACCTCGCCGCCCAACCGCAGGATCGCCTCCATGGATTCAAGCCCGTGCTTGCTCCCAACACCAGGGACGACGGCGAGGAAGAGCCCTTCAAGGTGATATGCATAGCAAGATACATGACGAAGCTTGTCCTCTTTGTGCTCCCGGCCACAACTATGCAATGGTCTATGCTCAAGCCTCCCACCTCACCTTCGTTGGAACGCATGTCCTGTTTTGACTGCGTGCGCTGCTGCTTCTACTGGACACGGCCTTATGGATGGAGTGACCATTTGATGGTGCTGGACACACGCACTTTGAGGTTTTCCACTGTCGACCTTCTCACCGGCTACCATCTGGAGCTCAGCGATCTGCCTGACGAGTGCTTTGCCCATCGTCACGCAAATGCCGTTGTGATGGGCCGAGAAGGAGTCCTTGAGATGTTTTCCCTTGTCGGTCAACATGGATCCTTTGCCCTCTACCATACCTCTCTGAAGAATAGTTCGCAGCAGTGGAAGCTAGAGAAGATCATACAGCTTCCTGGGCAGTATCATTCCATTTGCACAATGCGTGCAGCCGAGGGATTCTTGTTCTTCCGAGGCGCTCCAGAAGGTATTCATGTTGGGAATGTGGATTGTTATTCAATGGAGGTCAAGACTTATGAAATTACCAAAGTCTTCACAAAGATGGAGAATACCTTCAATCCCAGACATGCCCTCCCATACTTTAGCTTCCCACCGTTGTTATCAGAACCAACTATCTGA